A DNA window from Pogona vitticeps strain Pit_001003342236 chromosome 2, PviZW2.1, whole genome shotgun sequence contains the following coding sequences:
- the GPR173 gene encoding putative G-protein coupled receptor 173, with amino-acid sequence MASANETEEAHGSAPHAASTYAKLLLLGLIICVSLAGNLSLSLLVLKERGLHKAPYYFLLDLCLADVIRSAVCFPFVLVSIRHGSAWTYSVLSCKIVAFMAVLFCFHAAFLLFCISVTRYMAVAHHRFYAKRMTFWTCIAVICMVWTLSVAMAFPPVFDVGTYKFIREEDQCIFEHRYFKANDTLGFMLMLAVLIFATHVVYIKLLLFEYRHRKMKPVQMVPAISQNWTFHGPGATGQAAANWIAGFGRGPMPPTLLGIRQNAHAANRRLLGMEEFKAEKRLGRMFYVITLLFLVLWSPYIVACYWRVFVKACSIPHRYLSTAVWMSFAQAAVNPIVCFLLNKDLKKGLIAHIPCWRTEPELPREPYCVM; translated from the coding sequence ATGGCTAGTGCCAATGAGACCGAAGAGGCCCATGGCTCCGCCCCCCATGCAGCATCCACTTATGCCAAACTGCTGCTCCTGGGCCTCATCATCTGTGTGAGCCTAGCAGGGAACCTGTCTCTCTCACTCCTGGTGTTGAAAGAGCGTGGCCTCCACAAGGCCCCCTATTACTTCCTGTTGGACCTGTGCCTGGCTGATGTCATCCGCTCAGCCGTCTGCTTTCCTTTCGTCCTTGTCTCCATACGCCATGGCTCGGCCTGGACCTACAGTGTGCTGAGCTGCAAGATTGTGGCCTTCATGGCTGTCCTTTTCTGTTTCCatgctgccttcctcctcttttgcaTCAGCGTCACCCGCTACATGGCTGTGGCCCACCACCGCTTCTATGCCAAACGCATGACCTTCTGGACATGCATAGCCGTCATCTGCATGGTGTGGACTTTGTCGGTGGCCATGGCCTTCCCACCAGTCTTTGATGTCGGGACCTACAAGTTCATCCGGGAGGAGGACCAGTGCATCTTTGAGCACCGCTACTTCAAAGCCAATGATACTCTGGGTTTCATGCTCATGCTAGCTGTGCTGATCTTCGCCACCCATGTGGTTTACATCAAGCTCCTTCTCTTTGAGTATCGCCATCGGAAGATGAAGCCTGTACAGATGGTCCCAGCCATAAGCCAAAACTGGACGTTCCATGGGCCTGGAGCCACAGGTCAAGCTGCAGCCAACTGGATTGCTGGCTTTGGCCGTGGCCCCATGCCTCCCACTCTGTTGGGCATCCGGCAGAATGCCCATGCTGCCAACCGACGCTTGCTTGGCATGGAAGAATTCAAGGCTGAGAAGAGGCTAGGCAGGATGTTCTATGTCATCACTTTGCTCTTCTTGGTTCTCTGGTCACCCTACATTGTGGCCTGCTACTGGAGGGTATTTGTCAAAGCCTGTAGCATCCCCCACCGCTACCTCTCCACAGCTGTTTGGATGAGCTTCGCCCAAGCTGCTGTCAACCCCATAGTTTGCTTTCTACTCAACAAAGACCTCAAGAAGGGCTTGATCGCCCACATCCCATGCTGGAGGACAGAGCCTGAACTACCCAGAGAGCCTTACTGTGTGATGTGA
- the TSPYL2 gene encoding testis-specific Y-encoded-like protein 2 — MSSDGGNWDPPSPASKRRRLDPACQLQKETEAAQALADMTTWGSGSLETVNQQEARETSGAKGSLEAAGQQGARETTPGASAGQPGAPVKGSGARGEQEAASGGGGGGGAEGRGNAADGTEIDDVPRGGLETAPRDTKVGPDLTCAKTEEAGDGRESRRKRKDARERRRAAEAAAAAAAAAEEDECSIISVGEEDDEEGDDEDEEGGRPQPSRKTEQYLEALEAVQLELEAVNQQASRTFAQLKAKFGHIRRPHLERRNRIIQNIPGFWVTAFLNHPQLSAMINDRDEDTLSYMTNLQVEDFTHAKSGCKIKFYFNSNPYFQNEVIVKEFQCGSSGRLVSHSTPIRWWRGQDPLAHGRKNSEMGRSFFSWFSDHSFPAGDRIAEIIKEDLWPNPLQYYLMGEGGENGEEDSETENGDDFVVIVDDDGDEEDEDEEEEVTDVHEIMDEESGQGEAVEEVLSGPEDNITGATTSVCEDPDGKDSDAEEDG; from the exons ATGAGCTCGGACGGTGGGAATTGGGACCCGCCATCCCCGGCGTCTAAGCGACGGCGTTTAGATCCAGCTTGTCAGTTGCAGAAAGAAACCGAGGCTGCTCAGGCTCTGGCTGACATGACGACTTGGGGCAGCGGGAGCCTTGAAACCGTCAACCAGCAGGAGGCGCGCGAAACCTCCGGGGCCAAGGGAAGCCTGGAAGCGGCCGGACAGCAGGGGGCGCGCGAAACTACGCCTGGCGCCAGCGCCGGCCAGCCAGGCGCTCCCGTGAAAGGCTCGGGCGCCCGGGGGGAGCAGGAGGCGgcctccggcggcggcggcggcggcggcgcagaGGGGCGAGGGAACGCCGCAGATGGCACCGAGATCGACGACGTTCCGAGGGGAGGACTCGAAACCGCTCCCCGGGACACAAAGGTGGGCCCCGACCTGACCTGTGCAAAGACAGAGGAGGCTGGAGATGGCCgggaaagcaggaggaagaggaaggatgcTCGGGAGAGGCGGCGGGCtgccgaggcggcggcggcggcggcggcggcggcagaagagGACGAGTGCTCGATCATCTCGGTCGGGGAAGAGGACGACGAGGAAGGGGACGACGAGGACGAGGAGGGAGGAAGACCCCAGCCCTCTCGCAAGACTGAGCAGTACCTGGAAGCCCTGGAGGCTGTGCAGCTGGAACTGGAGGCTGTGAACCAGCAGGCCAGCCGCACCTTTGCCCAGCTCAAGGCCAAGTTTGGCCATATACGACGCCCGCACCTGGAGCGGCGCAACCGCATCATCCAGAACATCCCTGGCTTCTGGGTCACCGCT TTTCTCAACCATCCCCAGCTTTCTGCTATGATCAATGACCGGGACGAGGATACACTGAGCTATATGACCAATCTTCAG GTTGAAGATTTCACCCATGCAAAGTCAGGCTGCAAGATCAAGTTCTACTTCAACAGCAACCCCTACTTCCAGAATGAGGTCATTGTAAAGGAGTTCCAGTGTGGCTCCTCTG GAAGACTGGTTTCCCACTCCACACCCATCCGCTGGTGGCGTGGCCAGGACCCTCTAGCTCATGGGAGGAAGAATTCTGAGATGGGCCGCAGCTTTTTCAGCTGGTTCAGTGACCACAGCTTCCCTGCAGGAGACCGTATTGCTGAG ATTATTAAAGAGGACCTCTGGCCAAATCCATTGCAGTATTATCTAATGGGGGAAGGTGGTGAAAATGGTGAAGAAGACAG TGAGACAGAGAATGGTGATGACTTTGTGGTGATAgtggatgatgatggtgatgaagaggatgaggatgaagaggaagaggtaACAGACGTGCATGAGATTATGGATGAGGAGAGTGGACAAG GTGAAGCTGTAGAAGAGGTCTTGAGTGGTCCAGAAGACAACATTACTGGAGCCACAACTTCTGTCTGTGAAGACCCAGATGGGAAGGATTCTGATGCAGAAGAAGATGGCTAG
- the HSD17B10 gene encoding 3-hydroxyacyl-CoA dehydrogenase type-2: MAAALRSVKGMVGLVTGGASGLGRATVERLVQQGGSAVLLDLPQSDGESVAKALGDRCIFAPADVTSESDVNAALALAQEKFGRVDVAVNCAGVAVAFKTYNLNKNVPHILADFQRVVNVNLVGTFNVIRLSAGEMGKNKPDADGHRGVIINTASVAAFEGQVGQAAYSASKGGIVSMTLPIARDLAPMGIRVVTIAPGLFETPLLGSLPEKVRTFLARQVPFPSRLGNPAEYAHMVQCIVENPMLNGEVIRLDGAIRMQP, translated from the exons ATGGCGGCAGCCTTGAGGAGCGTGAAG gGAATGGTTGGCCTGGTGACCGGCGGTGCTTCAGGGCTGGGCCGTGCCACAGTAGAACGGCTGGTGCAACAAGGAGGCAGTGCCGTGCTCCTGGATTTGCCACAGTCTGATGGAGAAAGTGTGGCCAAGGCGTTGGGAGACAGATGTATCTTTGCTCCTGCAGAT GTAACTTCTGAGTCAGATGTGAATGCTGCCCTGGCACTGGCACAAGAGAAGTTTGGGCGTGTAGATGTGGCAGTGAACTGTGCTGGGGTTGCAGTAGCTTTCAAGACCTACAATTTAAACAAGAATGTACCTCACATACTAGCGGACTTCCAGAGAGTTGTCAAT GTGAACCTTGTTGGAACGTTCAATGTAATTCGCCTGAGTGCAGGCGAGATGGGGAAGAATAAACCTGATGCAGATGGACACAGGGGAGTGATCATCAACACTGCCAGTGTGGCTGCCTTTGAGGGGCAG GTTGGTCAGGCTGCTTATTCTGCTTCAAAAGGAGGCATTGTGTCAATGACGCTACCAATTGCCCGGGATCTTGCCCCTATGGGGATCAGAGTTGTCACCATTGCGCCAG ggcTGTTTGAAACACCTCTACTGGGGTCACTTCCAGAAAAAGTGCGGACGTTCCTAGCACGGCAGGTACCTTTTCCAAGTCGCCTTGGTAATCCAGCGGAATATGCCCATATGGTGCAATGTATAGTGGAGAACCCTATGCTCAATGGCGAGGTGATCCGACTTGATGGAGCCATCCGAATGCAGCCCTGA